aatgatattataccctaaaatatcgtgccttatcacccacccctaatcagggtacaacttttttgctgtttttagcaaaagaaaaattcacactgttctcaaaaCCACCCTATTGAGTCATATTTAAACCTTAAATGCAAGTTAGCAGTGATGTAGCAGTGTCTTCAGATCCTTTTTAAATGTCTACAAAACACAATTTACTCATGAAAACAGATGTGTAAGACTAgtttaagcagtgtgtaagattagTGGAGGACAACATACCaacatgcataaaaactgtgattaacaaccagGGTCATTATACCATATAttgatttcagccatttctcattttctgcaaataaatgctctaaattactatatttgtatttggaattttggagaaatgttgtacgtagtttatagaataaaacaactatgttcattttactcaaatatatacctattaaaagcaaaatcaaagaaactgattcagaagctgaagtggtctcttaattttttccagacttGAAGGTTGGTTTAGCAGCTACTTCAACTATCGTGCGGTAGGTGTTGCAAATTATATTATACCCTTCTCAGGTGTTGAGCAAAGCCATGACTATGGTCCTTCTGTGCAGCAGGGGGCGGTATTTTCGACCCCTGCCATCATCTGATTGGTGGGCTACTGGGCTACAAAACTGACGTCATGTCCCTTACCCGCCCTCTTTTTGCCGTGGTGCGCTGATCTCCATACGGCGTTGTCTCGTGGTGAGCCGagtttacacatttaaaaaaattaaaaaccttataattaatgatatttatCCTTAAGATGACGCCTAAAGTGTTAATGTAGATGTACATGTGTCTGAATGGCGGTTATAAGCGCTATAAAGGGGGTATTTTATCAGTTTAGTGCAGATAGAGAAGGCCTGCGCGTGCTATCCACGCTGTGAGATGGCGCGCTGGAGACCCGGATTTACATGTTCTTGCTCGATATAATGTCTAGTTATATTTAAGAAACGTCATAACTTCATATTACAGGATTTAAACTATTTGTAAAACCACGTGAAAGGCTAACTATCTGACAACTTTTACTCTTTTCGCTACGGTGAATGTAAAAACGTCGctgggacttttattctgtagtCTTTCTCTTTTAAACTGAAAGTTTTTAGAAAAGTATGGTATAATATGCTCATTTTTTTGACAAATGTAATTTAACCATTATCAAAAAGAGAAGCTAGCCAACGCCTCTTAGACATTTTTGGTAGGTTTATATTTTACGTTTTTCTATTAACGTGTATATAATTTTTAATGCGTCGATGTGTCTAAAATAATGAGGCATACAATTGGGTCATAAAGATATAAACCTGCAATAATAAGATATATTtttggctgtttatattttaatggttTTGACATTGTTGACACTTGCTTCGTTATGCAGATCACTTATGTTAGGGCCATCATAAAGCAATGGTGATCCAAAAAATcagcttattaaaaaaataataatcttgtaTTGGGATCATAGGGATCTTTTATCTctagtttttgctgtttttcatacTTTCTAAAGTGTAAAGCATAAgctttgtgtttttattgcaCACTATTAAAACCTGGCACTGCTGTTGGTGTTTGGGTGTCGGAAGTGTGCTAAATAAATCTGGCCGGGTTTTCGCTAACACCATGAGGGCTTTAGCCCCATGACTGGGGTTTGATAGTGACCTGAGCCACATTGCTTTTAAACCACAATCAGGTTAACAGTTTTATGCTGAgcaaagctttttatttttagttgtgGTCATTGTTTATATTGTCTGTGGACCAATTTGTCACTAATACCCATCTTTTTATTTCTTGCTGCTGGCTTTCAGCTCTCCCAATAAACTCGTTACACAGGGAAAGTGGTTACGATGTCCGGAGGTCTAGATGTCCTTCAGATGAAGGAGGAGGATGTGCTGAAGTTCCTCGCTGCAGGAACCCATCTTGGTGGAACCAACCTGGACTACCAGATGGAGCATTATGCATACAAGAGAAAGAGTGACGGTAAGAAACACTTTGAATGGTGGACAcctttataaatgtctaatttttAAGTCTACATAcataacacactaactacttaaCCTCTACACAACTAACTACTACacaacctcatttccttcttcccctccttcactcctctatcctattattcccctttgacctccttttatccctatccaaagatgttttacctttaaacttattttacattgtacttgactattgtaagtcgctttggacaaaagcgtctgccaaatgtaatgtaatgtaatgtacatacGCTCAAGTGTGGCCAATGTAGGCCTGCTTGATTTTGCAAATTTGGCTAAaagtaattactttttatttattactcaATATTAAAATCATGTGTAAAATCTGTATTTATAAGCTATTTTTGTACTGATTTAAATAAATGGATTTATTTTGGACAGGCATTTACATCATCAACCTTAAGAAGACTTGGGAAAAGCTTCTGCTGGCTGCACGTGCCATTGTTGCCATTGAGAACCCTGCAGATGTCTGCGTCATTTCCTCCAGGAACACAGGCCAGGTAACTGGTGCCACAGATCACCCTGATTCTGCATGTAGACCTGTCTTTTCAGAGTGTAGCTGCGGGCAGTGTTTAGTGCACACTGTTAAAGCCTGGCACCACTGTTGGTGTTTGGGTGTCGGAAGTGTGCAAGAGTGATCAGGCCGGGTTTTCGCTAACACCATGAGGGCCTCCGCCCCATGACTGGGGTTTGATAGTGACCTGAGCCACATGGCCTTTGTTTTTAGAGATCTTCACATCTTAAGAGGCTGTTTTTCAAACAAGTTATTTCTGATATGTGACCAAATGTCAAAATTAAAAGTATGGGCATAAACTTAATCTGTCTGGTGAAACTGGCTTTTGGATTTTAACTTTTCTGAtcaaattaatgtatttaatgtttagCCCTAGTGGTTTGTGATTGTATCCTTTTTAGCATAGTTTAGCAGCTTAATTAGTAATTTAGTAGTTTTGTAGATTGTTATAGTTCTGTAAATTTTTAATCAATGCATTTAAACAGTAGCCAATTGTTAACTGTATTTGTATATCAGCAAAGTACATCATACAATATAAGGTATTAAGTGGCATACTTAagttacataaatattttttataaaacaatgAAGAAAGTGTGTATAGTGAACTATACCTGTGAACTGTAGCAAGTTTAAATGTTCTGATTGGTTTCTGTTTCAGAGGGCTGTTCTGAAATTTGCTTCTGCCACCGGAGCCACCACCTTTGCTGGGCGTTTCACCCCTGGAACCTTCACCAATCAGATTCAGGCTGCCTTCAGGGAGCCCCGTCTCCTGATTGTGACTGACCCCCGTGCTGACCATCAGCCTCTGACCGAAGCTTCATACGTAAACATTCCCACCATTGCTCTCTGCAACACTGACTCTCCTCTCAGATACGTTGATATTGGCATCCCCTGCAACAACAAGGTACGTAAACTGATGTATTTCAAGACAATTGCCATTATCTTCTATCAGCTTTTCCATTCTTGAAATTGTTGCAGACCAAACTCATCTGaattaatacaaattaaatattttctgtaTGATAACTGTTATACAGGGTCCCCACTCTGTCGGTCTGATGTGGTGGATGTTGGCCCGTGAGGTTCTAAGGATGCGCGGTACCATCTCTCGGGAGCACCCCTGGGAGGTCATGCCTGATCTTTACTTCTACAGAGACCCAGAGGAGGTGAGTTATCAGCATCCCACATTAATTTAAAATGGTATAACTCTTGAAATTCAGTTAGCTTTATATAGTATTCAAgaaaatcaccaaaaaaaaacaatggaaccCTAGAGGACTATTTTCTGCAATATAATATAAACTATATTTACTTTCAGATGTCTGCAAGTTGGGACATGACTTGTTATAATGggcatcttcatttatttaagtgTATAGCAGATTGCACCTCTGTGAACTTAACTTGGAGGATCCAGACCTTTCCAGAACTTTTCTTGCCATTTTACTTGGTTTACAGTAAAGTAAAAGCACCTCTTAAACCTGGCTGATCACTCACTCAAGCTTAGTAACCTGACACAGATGTCTGTTCTCTAAGTTTTAATGTGTATCAGTGGCTCAATCCTTGTTTGTGCTAATCTTTATCAAATAGTTGTGTAGTGTTAAGCTTTTTTTATAACATTCAACATGAGCAAGTGTTGGTGACTGTCAACACAACATTAATATAAACACATTCTCCATGCAGATTGAGAAGGAGGAGCAGGCTGCTGCCGAGAAGGCTGTCAGCAAGGATGAGTTCCAGGGTGAATGGACCGCTCCCGTTGCTGATTTCGCTCAGCCCGAGGTTGCCGATTGGTCTGATGGTGTGCAGGTGCCTTCAGTGCCCATTCAGCAGTTCCCTGCTGCCATTGAAGGTAAGTTACAGCACCTTGTAtatgttttcttattttaatatagTTAGTTTGTACATGTTTCGTTAATGCTTGACATTTTATAATGCGTCTTTATGTGTAGcttaaaatataattttcacTTCTAAATTGAGTGTTTGGGTTAATGCTGCTTGATCTCGTTTTCAGCGGCTGCACCTGCTAAGGCTGCTGCCCCAACTGCTGAGGTTTTCGCTGGTAAGTGTTCTCCTCCATGTTTAAATGGATAGATAATCTCTGCTTTGGATGGTTTGGTCATGATGTTAATTGAGTGTTTTATGTTCATCAGAGGACTGGAGTGCTCAGCCTGCCACCGAGGACTGGTCTGCTGCCCCCACTGCTCAGGCTGGAGAATGGGGTGGCGCTACTGCCGACTGGTCATAAATGACTATTTGCAGCTCAGAGCTCTGTTTGTGTCTGAGGAGTCAATAAACCTGAGTTGTTtaaactgttgtgtttttatgccttttttttttttttttttctcattacacCAATCCTGCAGCTGTGGAGCAAGTTCATTTATTTTGCATGTGTATCGCTTAAATAGCTTAATGCTTGTTGGTTGTACCTAACATTAGCTTAAATAATGGGTAATTGGTGTATTGGACCATGACTAACCTATGTGTTTCGGTGAGGGCTCCCCCTTTATTTTAATAAGCTGTTTAATCAAGGCTGTTGAGCCATGTTTTTGTATTAGGCTGAAAATGgtaaattgtttttataaaaaatatataatgcagtATTGCTGCTATAAAACTACTGCTGCAAAAGTCACATTTGATGAGTATGAAAATCTGTTTGATATGGTAAGTTATTTCATTATTATGAAACGTTGGATGTGAAGGTGATGTATAGTTATAATCTAAACATCACTTATGTCTGGCTTACAGTTCACTGGTTATATGGAAAATTAAACTccagatattttatatatatatatatatatataaatataaataaaatatctggAGTTTAATTTTTCATATAACCAGTGAACTGTAAGCCACAGACATAATGACCTGCACTCATCTGGCCTTTTGACAATGCTTGTTACTCCCATTATATCCCATTTATTGCACAGCAAGCACTTGGAGCAGACCTAATACCACCCTATTAATACCTGGTACACCAACCCCATATTCTGTAGCAACTGCATAGTAACATTTAAATAACCACCAATTATTTCATGGTACCAGAAAAAATGCAGTATTTTGGTTTTGTTCTCGATTTTATCCAGTTATTTTCTGATGAAACTGGTCACATGGTAAATATGAAAAGGAAAGatgtcattattttttattgtaatgtcTCTACTGTAAACTTTAGTTTGAGTCCAATAATCATTTATggtgaaaattattttggtaAATGTCATCTACTATTTTTTTCACTGGTCACAATTATTAGTATTAAAAAAAGATGTCTGCTGTAAGTTAtgttaaattaagtttaatttgtTAAGGAATTGACatgattttattgtttgtatatattttttattttgtcattgacaaaatccaaacttaaataattttaaaataactgcaaagaataatatagtaaataatttttaatttatatatttttttcccttttgacatttaatttttttgtgtaaaacctttggcacaaaattaactctTGATGTTACTGTATAAActtagtttttttattacactCAGGGTGTGacttttacattacatcacattacattacttgATCATATTTGGCCCCTCTATGAATATTATTTCCCCATGATGGCCCCTTACTCAGAGAAATCCTAGATTCACCACTGACTCAGTATATGCAGGTCTCTAGTTAAGCCTGTTTAAATGGCACTCTCAGATTCATATGACAATTGTATGGTGTTCTGGCATTAAAAATAACTAAACatagaaatatattttatgtgAAAATGAATTGTAAATGTATTCTTATAATTTAAAAAGCTGGAAACCCTCcattaaagccctatctggatgggattaggtTCTCaggggggtaattttctcttttatgggtgggtcctctgtgattttattcccgtcctgaacgatcatgtatgtgtttttctcagacgtcctctgaaaaaattgcgggctgaattacctactattTTTTGCTGagctccgtggtcctccggtaattttagtcctgtctggacaCACATCTCTAAGTTTTGTCACCTTGCCTTTAACAAAATAGCTATTTGtgcactgccacgcaccataattacactttgggcgcgcgtttccacagaaatccacgtaaacacaacagccagtgaaaattgaggaccagctaatcccgtccggataggatttaaaacacaaaaaaatgtccacccctcctgagaaactaatctcgtccgAATAGGACGTAAAACACTAAAAAGAaatttccaccccagatgggactcgaacccacaatccctggcttaggaggccagtgccttatccattaggccactggggctgtACGATATTCAAGTCAGAAaggttgtttttctgttttcaaaTGTTGcgattatttattaaatatatacttgTACCTTTGCCAAATGCATCGCGATAAAGTGATACCTTTGCCAAATGCACCGCGATAAAgtgatatttatgtttattgcgAGTAAGACCCACTGTTTATTTGCGTAAATCGCCTTTATGCTGTGGAAAACTGTTGCCTAGCAACACCGTGTTGTCGTCCCCTGTGTGATTACGATTAGCATTAGCCTGGACGCTAACACTTTAGCTCCCATGTTGTTAATGTAGTTAGCTCGCTCGTTTACTGCTGCTCTGTAAACCGACTGAAGTCGGTTGATTGCGTTAAGCTATGGTTTATGGAATGTATTAGACAGGTTATAGCTAGCTTAAGTAACTAACGGGTTGTACACAAAAACGGGTCAGCTAACTGGCTAGCCACAGCTACCTAGTTGCAAGGTTAGCGTTAGTGAGCTTAACTTtgtgtttgtgaacagcagtttatCTGGCGCTATAGTTTACGTTACCTAACGTAGCGCATTATATTCTGATTTTAATCAGCTTCCTGGGATCATGACGGCAATGGTGTGAAAAAAGGATTTCTGGCATCATCTTCGCTAAGCTAAATCAGTTATGGTGAGTAAtgtaagctagctagttagctaacagaCAGCTAGAGGAATACTAGAATGTAACCTAAGctgagctaagctaactaactagctgtTATTTATATAACCAGATAGCACTCACACAGAGTTAGCTTAATAAGTTTCGTACTTTTTAAGCTAGCTACCTAATGTATATGCATGCCCATAAATACAATATTAGCCTAGCTGTCAGTATTTAACATTAGTTCTTTCTTTTTAGCTAATTAGCGAGCTAGGGTTATATGTTTTATTCATCTGTTTTTTCCACTGCTAATGTTGTAGCTCCTGTCTCGGGTAAAGCCTGCAGTTGGTGGAGATGGATCAGTCAACTCCAGtgagaagaaaaggaagaataAAAGCAAGAAGATCCCCCGGTTGGAGGATTATATGAGCCAGAGAGACTACCTGGGAGGTCTCACACTGCTGGAGGTGCAAACATAAGTGCAGTTTTAGTATTTTTCTCAAATGTAGACAGCTATCATGGTCTATCTACTCTTTCACAGTAATCTTTGTACCGTTTCCTGTGCAGTAGTTTTGATTACTTTGATCACATCAAACCCTCATCCAGTCCTCTATGGCATGGTGTTCAATGCGTTTCCATCAATtagtaaaaaatgtttattttctatcaAAACATCTTCTGAGGGCACCATTGTGCAGGTTTCTATTtttctatacagctctgaaaaataataagagaccacttaaaaatgacgagtttctttgattttaccaaattgaaaacctctggaatataatcaagaggaagatagatgatcacaagccatcaaaccaagctgaactgcttgcatttttgcaccaggagaggtataaagttacccaaaaacaGCTTGTCATACTGGTGggggacaacatgccaagatttggtggttattccaccaaatattgatttttgaactcttaaaactttatgactatgaacttgcatttttctttgcattatttgaggtctgaaagctctgcttcttttgtgttattttagctattttccattttctgcaaataaatgctctaaatgacaatacttttatttggaatttgtaagaaatgttcgtagtttatagaataaaaaaaaactgtaaaatcaataaaatcaacTACTTTTCAAGCATAGTGAGATTTATTGTATGAGCATTTGTAATTTCAGTTCCATCGTAATGGAGGAGTGCCAGAGGAGAATGCTGACCTCTGGATCGGCTACTGTGCCTTTCACCTAGGGGACCACAAGAGAGCTATggaggtgtgtgtctgtgtgcgtatTTACAATGACAAAATGTTAATGAAGACaacttagcattttttttttgtctggtgaCAAAACAGAATTTCAAATTGTAGTAATTCTCATAGCACCTCAGATGATGATTATTAGATTACATCCAGATTTCAGCTTTACATTAGTATAAAAAATACACTGATATAAATACCCTGCGTGCTTATATCATTGTTAAATATCTGTGAATATTTGTGTGTAGCTCATATTGGGGGGCTCCAATTCTGAACTGCAGTTCCCTGTGATCATTTATATTTCAATATTAAAAACTGCTTTAGTTACCTAATACTTATACATATTCATGTGATTTTGTTAAGAATGTGGATCAgtctttaatgtttaatgttgtttttcatgttttttttttcttcaggagtATAAAGCCTTGACCCTGAAGCCAGACTGCCCTGCTGAGGTCTGGGTTTTTTTGGGCTGTGCTCTGTTTTTTCTTGGCCTTTATGAAGAGGCTGAGGAAATGGCTCTTAAAGGTCTGGAAAACTCCTAATGTAACAAACTGTGGTTTAAAAAGTCAGCATTTCTAATCATTACTGGAATCACtgtagtttgttttgttttgtttctacaGGGCCTAAAAGTCAGCTACAGAACCGGCTGCTGTTTCATTTAGCCCACAAggtctgtactgttttttttagcagaaatactgtatattactgcTAATTTCTATAACAAGTGTGTACTAACTTCTACCTGTCCATTAATTGTTGTTGTCTCTGTGTTTGTAGTTTGAGGATGAAAAGAAACTGATGGGTTTCCACCAGAATCTGGAGGACGTTACAGAGGATCAGCTGAGCCTGGCCTCCATACACTACATGCGCTCACACTATCAAGAGGCCATTGACATCTACAAACGCATTCTGCTGCAGAACAGGTAACACACTCACTCCTTACATTTGACTTGCAGTATGATGTCTATTTAATCCAAGTACCTCAATGCAGATATTTTCCCACATAAGTTAGGAAAAAATATTTGGCAGAAATATTGTTTCTGCCAAATCAGTATTAATGTCAGTGTACCCCAACAAAATGATtctttttggtgtgtgtgtagggagTTCCTGGCactgaatgtgtatgtggcgcTGTGCTATTATAAGCTGGATTACTACGACGTGTCTCAGGAGGTTCTGGCTGTTTATCTGCAGAACTTTCCAGACTCTACCATAGCTCTCAACCTCAAAGCCTGCAACCACTTCAGACTGTACAATGGCAAAGCAGCTgaggtatacacacacatacacatacccaCACTCTCACACCTCAATGCCTTCAACCATTCTAGACTGCACAAGAAAATACACAAAGTAACCAAATGTCATAGTTTTTAAACAGTATCTGTTGGAATGTACACTAAAATTGCACAAAGTTTTATCACAGTGCAGTGCTCCAGAGTGCATGGTTTCATTGGTCAGTGCTTTTATATGGGGAttataggctatgttcacattacaagccacattgctcacctgtatctgtgtgtaatgtgaacaaatctgtccctaaaatttgacacattcacacagccatgaaaaaatcagatctataccatgctgagcaaaaaaaaatcggatttgagtcacttcagcctggtaatgtgaatataGCCATAGTATACTATG
This DNA window, taken from Astyanax mexicanus isolate ESR-SI-001 chromosome 5, AstMex3_surface, whole genome shotgun sequence, encodes the following:
- the rpsa gene encoding 40S ribosomal protein SA, with amino-acid sequence MSGGLDVLQMKEEDVLKFLAAGTHLGGTNLDYQMEHYAYKRKSDGIYIINLKKTWEKLLLAARAIVAIENPADVCVISSRNTGQRAVLKFASATGATTFAGRFTPGTFTNQIQAAFREPRLLIVTDPRADHQPLTEASYVNIPTIALCNTDSPLRYVDIGIPCNNKGPHSVGLMWWMLAREVLRMRGTISREHPWEVMPDLYFYRDPEEIEKEEQAAAEKAVSKDEFQGEWTAPVADFAQPEVADWSDGVQVPSVPIQQFPAAIEAAAPAKAAAPTAEVFAEDWSAQPATEDWSAAPTAQAGEWGGATADWS